One genomic window of Anoplolepis gracilipes chromosome 5, ASM4749672v1, whole genome shotgun sequence includes the following:
- the LOC140665769 gene encoding GSK3-beta interaction protein isoform X2 has protein sequence MRDDADDRVLDEEQWRLEAQAVINDVRKHVRDLRISEQLISTNQVIYLNLTTLEGLRFCVELSAAGFAIVGNRHDDTSNTGNERFETPYSLLDFVSPQYRNSFGNSLLDKLKGLSDARQFIKRLWRT, from the exons ATGCGAGACGACGCGGACGATCGAGTTCTCGACGAGGAGCAGTGGCGTCTGGAGGCGCAGGCGGTGATCAATGACGTGAGGAAACACGTGCGGGATCTGAGGATATCCGAGCAGCTGATCAGCACCAATCAGGTCATCTACCTGAATCTGACGACGCTCGAGGGCCTGCGGTTTTGCGTGGAACTGTCAGCCGCCGGTTTCGCCATCGTCGGCAACCGGCACGATGACACATCCAACACGGGTAACGAGCGCTTCGAGACGCCCTACAGCCTCCTGGACTTTGTTAGTCCGCAGTACAGGAACTCCTTCGGTAACTCGCTGTTGGATAAATTGAAGGGACTGAGCGATGCTCGACa GTTCATCAAAAGACTTTGGAGaacataa
- the LOC140665769 gene encoding GSK3-beta interaction protein isoform X3 encodes MRDDADDRVLDEEQWRLEAQAVINDVRKHVRDLRISEQLISTNQVIYLNLTTLEGLRFCVELSAAGFAIVGNRHDDTSNTGNERFETPYSLLDFVSPQYRNSFESTTRGIWISATAHAVI; translated from the exons ATGCGAGACGACGCGGACGATCGAGTTCTCGACGAGGAGCAGTGGCGTCTGGAGGCGCAGGCGGTGATCAATGACGTGAGGAAACACGTGCGGGATCTGAGGATATCCGAGCAGCTGATCAGCACCAATCAGGTCATCTACCTGAATCTGACGACGCTCGAGGGCCTGCGGTTTTGCGTGGAACTGTCAGCCGCCGGTTTCGCCATCGTCGGCAACCGGCACGATGACACATCCAACACGGGTAACGAGCGCTTCGAGACGCCCTACAGCCTCCTGGACTTTGTTAGTCCGCAGTACAGGAACTCCTTCG AATCGACCACCAGGGGCATTTGGATCTCCGCAACCGCTCATGCAGTCATTTAA
- the LOC140665769 gene encoding GSK3-beta interaction protein isoform X1 produces the protein MRDDADDRVLDEEQWRLEAQAVINDVRKHVRDLRISEQLISTNQVIYLNLTTLEGLRFCVELSAAGFAIVGNRHDDTSNTGNERFETPYSLLDFVSPQYRNSFGSSKDFGEHKYFFLLLNYSDNEIQYYCVC, from the exons ATGCGAGACGACGCGGACGATCGAGTTCTCGACGAGGAGCAGTGGCGTCTGGAGGCGCAGGCGGTGATCAATGACGTGAGGAAACACGTGCGGGATCTGAGGATATCCGAGCAGCTGATCAGCACCAATCAGGTCATCTACCTGAATCTGACGACGCTCGAGGGCCTGCGGTTTTGCGTGGAACTGTCAGCCGCCGGTTTCGCCATCGTCGGCAACCGGCACGATGACACATCCAACACGGGTAACGAGCGCTTCGAGACGCCCTACAGCCTCCTGGACTTTGTTAGTCCGCAGTACAGGAACTCCTTCG GTTCATCAAAAGACTTTGGAGaacataaatacttttttttgctGCTTAATTACTCTGATaatgaaatacaatattattgtgtatGTTAA
- the LOC140665761 gene encoding protein-associating with the carboxyl-terminal domain of ezrin, producing MGNEKSVLRGLEIEDKAVEVTDYWMHYDASIHDSNLQKLSIFISEPSLHFTATFRRPSPLERAAKNFMLYRHPCILKYISSWSKGSKFFLATEEARPLIQVIEKQNILQICIGLHSILRALIFLHETALASHNNICSSSIYVTVEGYWKLGGLECLCKFTDATSTYYQRIKSYRCEKAISPNEDIADLIKSANLTSIDSYAFGVLVEDILKNLQDADEALNLSEFKEYCKKNLQNPDACLRSRLSNVLQHSFFTHEFIRIHAFLEELPLKTDIEREEFFTKLRQQLQMYPEAVVAEQLGRVLLSRIVLLNSTAQVKLLPFIFKPKDEENDMGTSLFTVSTFKSILVPRLLQMFCIRDVSIRLLLLSHFNSFVHVFEADELKNHILPELLVGIKDTNDDLVCATLRALADIVPILGAAAVIGGNRGKLFTDGRPNKIMTNQNKNVDVRKGLTFAQEIPVFVNIDENNVHLSERPSPDGGEDKREKEFAFAEEETTWSDWETQETAIENNHCDTTETPSNIMQTELQNVTCDVESLSESLSSAMKTKYTKKLVLSDITELDIKNSKIIKSPKEEFDFFTDMEPVIQKTQVLHIPEVQSPKSMFDVKTLSAAVEEHDDNGWGEDLSDLSIDETHELAEQ from the exons ATGGGGAACGAAAAAAGTGTTCTACGTGGACTTGAAATCGAAGATAAGGCTGTCGAAGTAACAGATTACTGGATGCATTATGACGCGAGCATACACGACTCGAATTTACAAAAACTATCAATCTTTATCAGCGAACCATCCTTGCATTTTACAGCAACATTTAGAAGACCGTCACCATTAGAGCGGGCAGCAAAG AATTTCATGTTATATCGACATCCTTGcattttgaaatacatttcTTCATGGAGCAAAGGTAGCAAGTTTTTTCTTGCCACGGAAGAAGCTAGACCATTGATTCAAGTTATtgagaaacaaaatatattacaaatatgtattgGTTTGCACAGTATCCTGCGAGCGTTAATATTTCTACATGAGACTGCATTAGCATCGCATAACAATATATGCAGCAGTTCTATTTATGTTACTGTGGAAGGATATTGGAAATTAGGCGGATTAGAATGCTTATGTAAATTTACGGATGCAACATCAACATATTATCAAAGGATAAAAAGTTACAGATGTGAAAAAGCAATATCACCAAATGAAGATATAGCAGACTTAATTAAATCTGCTAATCTAACTTCAATAGATTCATATGCATTTGGAGTATTAGTGgaagatattttgaaaaacttaCAAGATGcag atgAAGCACTAAATTTATCGGAATTTAAAgagtattgtaaaaaaaatctgcaaaaTCCAGATGCATGTTTGAGAAGTAGATTATCTAATGTACTACAACATTCGTTTTTCACTCACGAGTTTATAAGGATACATGCATTTTTAGAAGAATTACCGCTAAAAACTGATATTGAAAGAGAAGAATTTTTCAC GAAATTGAGGCAGCAGCTACAGATGTACCCCGAGGCTGTCGTTGCTGAACAATTAGGCAGAGTACTTCTTTCTAGAATTGTTTTGTTGAATAGCACTGCCCAAGTAAAACTTTtaccttttatttttaaacccAAAG atgAGGAAAACGATATGGGGACTAGTCTATTTACAGTTTCTACCTTTAAAAGCATTTTAGTACCGAGACTTTTACAAATGTTTTGCATCCGAGATGTTTCCATCCGTTTGTTACTGTTATCTCATTTCAATTCATTTGTACATGTATTTGAAGCAGATGAACTGAAAAATCACATTCTTCCTGAATTGCTTGTCGGAATAAAGGATACCAATGACGATCTTGTCTGTGCTACATTAAGAGCACTAGCTGACATAGTACCAATTTTGGGCGCAGCAGCAGTTATTGGTGGAAATCGAGGGAAATTATTTACGGACGGTCGACCAAATAAGATAATgacaaatcaaaataaaaatgtcgatGTTAGGAAAGGTTTAACGTTTGCACAGGAAATTCCTGTTTTCGTAAATATAGACGAGAATAATGTGCATTTATCAGAAAGACCATCACCAGATGGTGGCGAGGATAAGAGGGAAAAAGAATTTGCGTTCGCCGAAGAGGAAACCACCTGGTCAGATTGGGAAACGCAAGAGACAgctattgaaaataatcattGCGACACGACAGAAACTCCTTCAAATATCATGCAGACGGAATTGCAAAACGTTACTTGCGATGTGGAGTCATTGTCGGAATCGTTGTCAAGTGCGATGAAAACCAAGTATACAAAGAAATTAGTACTTTCTGATATCACAGAGCTTGATATAaagaattcaaaaataataaaatctccaAAGGAAGAATTTGATTTCTTTACAGATATGGAACCTGTGATACAAAAGACGCAGGTCTTGCATATTCCAGAAGTGCAATCACCGAAAAGCATGTTTGATGTAAAAACATTAAGTGCAGCTGTAGAAGAGCATGACGATAATGGTTGGGGAGAAGATTTAAGTGATTTGAGCATAGATGAAACGCATGAATTAGCAGAACAGTAA
- the Dmtn gene encoding transmembrane and coiled-coil domains protein 2 isoform X2 has protein sequence MASLMVNTSSKNSSRSGSPSRAPSTSQLHQQPSAVSLEHTSRLRNVSISQAGESSTGSGSSGGGGGGGSTLNMKSSSRQRSPGNIIRTGDAMEEPSNTTNTAEPEEFVPNIHPPTDDEGEQYHTTQSFLSNGSSELIADDVDSSATRVRQAIEHIQSKIAKTRELIRIEQTTRDENVNEYLKLAANADKQQLTRIKTVFEKKNQKSAHSISQLQKKLDSYMKKLKNYEMNGAPTSHRQPREMLRDMGQGLKHVGGNIRDGITGFSGTVMSKPREFAHLIKNKFGSADNINTLSHGSTFYVNDTPHAGNGDNASVEEDKTHHGSATLPGGCSLGSTQSAAAIKFPSEEGSECSSVTSESGPGSRGQPHACHSNNAALSLKSIFAELQEHRENLDQMREKLDSVKTLQQEVTYLSHSLQEERFRCERLEEQINDLTELHQNEVENLKQTITDMEEKVQYQSEDRLRDIHEMLESCQTKICKMEHQQQQHQQYVTLEGLDNSNARALVVKLINVVLTVLQVILLLVATGAGIMMPFLRTRVRILTTTFVVLGIVFVLKQWPEVHDVGSHLIRHLKQTLAMK, from the exons ATGGCAAGCTTGATGGTGAACACCTCTAGTAAGAACAGTTCGCGCAGTGGATCTCCTAGTAGAGCGCCTTCGACATCCCAACTACATCAGCAGCCATCAGCAGTAAGCTTGGAACATACTTCGAGATTGCGTAATGTTTCCAT ttCTCAAGCTGGGGAGAGTAGCACAGGCAGTGGAAGTAGTggtggcggtggtggtggtggtagtACCCTCAACATGAAGAGCAGTAGTAGACAAAGATCACCAGGGAATATAATTCGCACGGGAGATGCCATGGAGGAACCAAGTAATACTACAAACACTGCCGAACCAGAGGAGTTTGTGCCAAATATTCATCCACCGACAGATGACGAAGGA gaaCAATATCACACAACTCAATCGTTCCTATCGAATGGCTCTTCTGAATTGATAGCCGACGACGTTGATTCTAGCGCAACACGGGTTCGTCAAGCTATTGAACATATACAAAGTAAAATCGCTAAGACGCGAGAGTTGATAAGAATTGAACAAACTACGCGGGATG AAAACGTCaatgaatatttgaaattagcTGCTAATGCAGACAAACAGCAGTTAACTAGGATTAAAACGGTATTTGAGAAGAAGAATCAAAAATCGGCACACAGTATTTCACAACTACAAAAAAAGTTGGACagttacatgaaaaaattgaaaaattacgaAATGAATGGCGCACCTACGAGTCACAGACAACCGAGAGAGATGTTACGTGATATGGGACAAGGACTTAA ACATGTGGGAGGAAATATAAGGGACGGAATCACTGGTTTTTCAGG AACTGTAATGTCTAAACCAAGAGAGTTTGCtcatcttattaaaaataaatttggaagtgctgataatataaatactttatcac ATGGCTCGACTTTTTATGTAAACGATACACCGCATGCAGGTAATGGTGATAACGCTAGCGTTGAAGAAGACAAAACTCATCATGGTTCAGCCACGCTTCCTGGTGGATGCAGTCTAGGATCTACCCAAAGTGCAGCGGCTATAAAATTCCCGTCCGAGGAAGGATCAGAGTGTTCTAGCGTGACCAGTGAAAGCGGTCCTGGTAGTAGAGGGCAGCCACACGCTTGTCACAGTAATAATGCAGCCTTGAGTCTCAAATCTATTTTCGCAGAACTACAAGAACATCGGGAAAATCTTGAccaaatgagagaaaaattagatAGTGTAAAG ACGTTACAACAGGAAGTGACATATCTTTCCCATTCCCTCCAAGAAGAACGTTTCAGATGCGAACGTTTGGAAGAGCAGATTAACGACTTAACGGAACTGCATCAAAACGAAGTAGAAAACTTGAAACAAACTATCACAGATATGGAGGAAAAAGTGCAATATCAAAGCGAGGATAGACTACGTGATATACACGAGATGTTAGAGAGTTGTCAAACTAAGATCTGTAAAATGGAACATCAACAACAACAGCACCAACAATACGTAACGTTGGAGGGTCTAGATAATAGCAATGCGAGAGCATTGGttgtaaaattgataaatgtaGTATTAACCGTATTGCAAGTTATTTTACTTCTTGTTGCAACGGGTGCTGGTATTATGATGCCTTTCCTCAGAACTAG GGTGCGTATATTAACAACTACATTCGTTGTGCTTGGCATAGTATTTGTGCTAAAGCAATGGCCTGAGGTACATGATGTTGGTAGTCACCTCATACGCCATCTTAAGCAGACTCTTGCCATGAAGTAG
- the Dmtn gene encoding transmembrane and coiled-coil domain protein 3 isoform X1: MASLMVNTSSKNSSRSGSPSRAPSTSQLHQQPSAVSLEHTSRLRNVSISQAGESSTGSGSSGGGGGGGSTLNMKSSSRQRSPGNIIRTGDAMEEPSNTTNTAEPEEFVPNIHPPTDDEGEQYHTTQSFLSNGSSELIADDVDSSATRVRQAIEHIQSKIAKTRELIRIEQTTRDENVNEYLKLAANADKQQLTRIKTVFEKKNQKSAHSISQLQKKLDSYMKKLKNYEMNGAPTSHRQPREMLRDMGQGLKHVGGNIRDGITGFSGTVMSKPREFAHLIKNKFGSADNINTLSHGSTFYVNDTPHAGNGDNASVEEDKTHHGSATLPGGCSLGSTQSAAAIKFPSEEGSECSSVTSESGPGSRGQPHACHSNNAALSLKSIFAELQEHRENLDQMREKLDSVKTLQQEVTYLSHSLQEERFRCERLEEQINDLTELHQNEVENLKQTITDMEEKVQYQSEDRLRDIHEMLESCQTKICKMEHQQQQHQQYVTLEGLDNSNARALVVKLINVVLTVLQVILLLVATGAGIMMPFLRTSCTKPHCFMCRVRILTTTFVVLGIVFVLKQWPEVHDVGSHLIRHLKQTLAMK; the protein is encoded by the exons ATGGCAAGCTTGATGGTGAACACCTCTAGTAAGAACAGTTCGCGCAGTGGATCTCCTAGTAGAGCGCCTTCGACATCCCAACTACATCAGCAGCCATCAGCAGTAAGCTTGGAACATACTTCGAGATTGCGTAATGTTTCCAT ttCTCAAGCTGGGGAGAGTAGCACAGGCAGTGGAAGTAGTggtggcggtggtggtggtggtagtACCCTCAACATGAAGAGCAGTAGTAGACAAAGATCACCAGGGAATATAATTCGCACGGGAGATGCCATGGAGGAACCAAGTAATACTACAAACACTGCCGAACCAGAGGAGTTTGTGCCAAATATTCATCCACCGACAGATGACGAAGGA gaaCAATATCACACAACTCAATCGTTCCTATCGAATGGCTCTTCTGAATTGATAGCCGACGACGTTGATTCTAGCGCAACACGGGTTCGTCAAGCTATTGAACATATACAAAGTAAAATCGCTAAGACGCGAGAGTTGATAAGAATTGAACAAACTACGCGGGATG AAAACGTCaatgaatatttgaaattagcTGCTAATGCAGACAAACAGCAGTTAACTAGGATTAAAACGGTATTTGAGAAGAAGAATCAAAAATCGGCACACAGTATTTCACAACTACAAAAAAAGTTGGACagttacatgaaaaaattgaaaaattacgaAATGAATGGCGCACCTACGAGTCACAGACAACCGAGAGAGATGTTACGTGATATGGGACAAGGACTTAA ACATGTGGGAGGAAATATAAGGGACGGAATCACTGGTTTTTCAGG AACTGTAATGTCTAAACCAAGAGAGTTTGCtcatcttattaaaaataaatttggaagtgctgataatataaatactttatcac ATGGCTCGACTTTTTATGTAAACGATACACCGCATGCAGGTAATGGTGATAACGCTAGCGTTGAAGAAGACAAAACTCATCATGGTTCAGCCACGCTTCCTGGTGGATGCAGTCTAGGATCTACCCAAAGTGCAGCGGCTATAAAATTCCCGTCCGAGGAAGGATCAGAGTGTTCTAGCGTGACCAGTGAAAGCGGTCCTGGTAGTAGAGGGCAGCCACACGCTTGTCACAGTAATAATGCAGCCTTGAGTCTCAAATCTATTTTCGCAGAACTACAAGAACATCGGGAAAATCTTGAccaaatgagagaaaaattagatAGTGTAAAG ACGTTACAACAGGAAGTGACATATCTTTCCCATTCCCTCCAAGAAGAACGTTTCAGATGCGAACGTTTGGAAGAGCAGATTAACGACTTAACGGAACTGCATCAAAACGAAGTAGAAAACTTGAAACAAACTATCACAGATATGGAGGAAAAAGTGCAATATCAAAGCGAGGATAGACTACGTGATATACACGAGATGTTAGAGAGTTGTCAAACTAAGATCTGTAAAATGGAACATCAACAACAACAGCACCAACAATACGTAACGTTGGAGGGTCTAGATAATAGCAATGCGAGAGCATTGGttgtaaaattgataaatgtaGTATTAACCGTATTGCAAGTTATTTTACTTCTTGTTGCAACGGGTGCTGGTATTATGATGCCTTTCCTCAGAACTAG CTGTACTAAGCCTCATTGTTTCATGTGTAGGGTGCGTATATTAACAACTACATTCGTTGTGCTTGGCATAGTATTTGTGCTAAAGCAATGGCCTGAGGTACATGATGTTGGTAGTCACCTCATACGCCATCTTAAGCAGACTCTTGCCATGAAGTAG
- the Dmtn gene encoding transmembrane and coiled-coil domains protein 2 isoform X3: MASLMVNTSSKNSSRSGSPSRAPSTSQLHQQPSAVSLEHTSRLRNVSISQAGESSTGSGSSGGGGGGGSTLNMKSSSRQRSPGNIIRTGDAMEEPSNTTNTAEPEEFVPNIHPPTDDEGEQYHTTQSFLSNGSSELIADDVDSSATRVRQAIEHIQSKIAKTRELIRIEQTTRDENVNEYLKLAANADKQQLTRIKTVFEKKNQKSAHSISQLQKKLDSYMKKLKNYEMNGAPTSHRQPREMLRDMGQGLKHVGGNIRDGITGFSGTVMSKPREFAHLIKNKFGSADNINTLSRNGDNASVEEDKTHHGSATLPGGCSLGSTQSAAAIKFPSEEGSECSSVTSESGPGSRGQPHACHSNNAALSLKSIFAELQEHRENLDQMREKLDSVKTLQQEVTYLSHSLQEERFRCERLEEQINDLTELHQNEVENLKQTITDMEEKVQYQSEDRLRDIHEMLESCQTKICKMEHQQQQHQQYVTLEGLDNSNARALVVKLINVVLTVLQVILLLVATGAGIMMPFLRTSCTKPHCFMCRVRILTTTFVVLGIVFVLKQWPEVHDVGSHLIRHLKQTLAMK, encoded by the exons ATGGCAAGCTTGATGGTGAACACCTCTAGTAAGAACAGTTCGCGCAGTGGATCTCCTAGTAGAGCGCCTTCGACATCCCAACTACATCAGCAGCCATCAGCAGTAAGCTTGGAACATACTTCGAGATTGCGTAATGTTTCCAT ttCTCAAGCTGGGGAGAGTAGCACAGGCAGTGGAAGTAGTggtggcggtggtggtggtggtagtACCCTCAACATGAAGAGCAGTAGTAGACAAAGATCACCAGGGAATATAATTCGCACGGGAGATGCCATGGAGGAACCAAGTAATACTACAAACACTGCCGAACCAGAGGAGTTTGTGCCAAATATTCATCCACCGACAGATGACGAAGGA gaaCAATATCACACAACTCAATCGTTCCTATCGAATGGCTCTTCTGAATTGATAGCCGACGACGTTGATTCTAGCGCAACACGGGTTCGTCAAGCTATTGAACATATACAAAGTAAAATCGCTAAGACGCGAGAGTTGATAAGAATTGAACAAACTACGCGGGATG AAAACGTCaatgaatatttgaaattagcTGCTAATGCAGACAAACAGCAGTTAACTAGGATTAAAACGGTATTTGAGAAGAAGAATCAAAAATCGGCACACAGTATTTCACAACTACAAAAAAAGTTGGACagttacatgaaaaaattgaaaaattacgaAATGAATGGCGCACCTACGAGTCACAGACAACCGAGAGAGATGTTACGTGATATGGGACAAGGACTTAA ACATGTGGGAGGAAATATAAGGGACGGAATCACTGGTTTTTCAGG AACTGTAATGTCTAAACCAAGAGAGTTTGCtcatcttattaaaaataaatttggaagtgctgataatataaatactttatcac GTAATGGTGATAACGCTAGCGTTGAAGAAGACAAAACTCATCATGGTTCAGCCACGCTTCCTGGTGGATGCAGTCTAGGATCTACCCAAAGTGCAGCGGCTATAAAATTCCCGTCCGAGGAAGGATCAGAGTGTTCTAGCGTGACCAGTGAAAGCGGTCCTGGTAGTAGAGGGCAGCCACACGCTTGTCACAGTAATAATGCAGCCTTGAGTCTCAAATCTATTTTCGCAGAACTACAAGAACATCGGGAAAATCTTGAccaaatgagagaaaaattagatAGTGTAAAG ACGTTACAACAGGAAGTGACATATCTTTCCCATTCCCTCCAAGAAGAACGTTTCAGATGCGAACGTTTGGAAGAGCAGATTAACGACTTAACGGAACTGCATCAAAACGAAGTAGAAAACTTGAAACAAACTATCACAGATATGGAGGAAAAAGTGCAATATCAAAGCGAGGATAGACTACGTGATATACACGAGATGTTAGAGAGTTGTCAAACTAAGATCTGTAAAATGGAACATCAACAACAACAGCACCAACAATACGTAACGTTGGAGGGTCTAGATAATAGCAATGCGAGAGCATTGGttgtaaaattgataaatgtaGTATTAACCGTATTGCAAGTTATTTTACTTCTTGTTGCAACGGGTGCTGGTATTATGATGCCTTTCCTCAGAACTAG CTGTACTAAGCCTCATTGTTTCATGTGTAGGGTGCGTATATTAACAACTACATTCGTTGTGCTTGGCATAGTATTTGTGCTAAAGCAATGGCCTGAGGTACATGATGTTGGTAGTCACCTCATACGCCATCTTAAGCAGACTCTTGCCATGAAGTAG